In a genomic window of Nostoc sp. UHCC 0870:
- the tnpA gene encoding IS200/IS605 family transposase, which produces MAKLSPSDHEYRRTSGSVSSLNYHFVFVPKRRKAVLIKEVAQRLQEIILELVVEHEWRLIALEIMPDHVHCFLNVPTHESPADVARWIKGRASHHLRREFPHLKKLPSLWSPSYFVASTGAASTEVVRKYIENQKSN; this is translated from the coding sequence GTGGCTAAACTATCACCATCAGACCACGAATACAGACGCACAAGTGGCTCAGTTTCATCTCTGAACTACCATTTTGTATTTGTTCCAAAACGGAGAAAAGCGGTGCTAATAAAAGAAGTCGCACAGCGTTTGCAAGAAATCATATTAGAGTTAGTAGTTGAGCATGAGTGGAGACTTATCGCTTTAGAAATAATGCCTGACCATGTTCACTGTTTTTTAAATGTTCCGACCCATGAATCCCCTGCTGATGTGGCAAGATGGATTAAAGGCAGAGCATCTCATCATCTAAGACGCGAGTTCCCGCACCTAAAAAAACTTCCTTCCCTCTGGAGTCCTAGTTACTTTGTTGCTTCAACTGGTGCAGCAAGTACAGAAGTTGTGAGAAAATATATTGAAAATCAAAAAAGCAATTAA
- a CDS encoding MFS transporter: MNDSAADDYPQKHKLSQKLDLKTKLAYGAGDLGPAITANISIFFLLIFFTNVAGIPAGLAGSVLLIGKIWDAVNDPFVGVLTDKTQSRRWGRRLPWMFYGAIPFGIFFFLQWIVPQFSSNQSSNVWALFWYYVAIGVVSQVFYTVVNLPYTALTPELTQDYDERTSLNSFRFAFSIGGSILSLLLAQVVFSQIVNEQQQYIVLAAICTVISIISLYWCVFGVRDRVLAFEAQRIQVEESASIPFFAQLKIVFTNIPFLFVIGIYLFSWLGVQITASIIPFFVIYCMSLKTADVPTVMIAVQGTALLMLFVWTAVSKRVGKKLVYFLGMSLWIIAAAGLFFLQPGQIVLMYVMAIMAGVGVSTAYLVPWSMIPDVIELDELQTGQRREGIFYGFMVLLQKFGLAFGLFLVGNALQASGFQETVAGQSPPPIQPESALLAIRIAVGPLPTICLILGLVLTYFYPITREMHAEIMLKLEARRQQRDNL; this comes from the coding sequence ATGAACGATTCTGCGGCTGATGACTATCCCCAAAAGCATAAGCTCAGTCAAAAACTAGATTTAAAAACCAAGCTAGCTTATGGTGCGGGAGATTTAGGCCCCGCAATCACCGCTAATATATCTATATTTTTTCTGTTGATTTTCTTTACCAATGTCGCGGGGATTCCAGCAGGTTTAGCTGGTAGTGTCTTGTTGATTGGTAAAATATGGGATGCAGTCAACGATCCCTTTGTGGGAGTGCTAACAGATAAAACCCAATCACGGCGTTGGGGTCGTCGTTTACCTTGGATGTTTTATGGTGCAATTCCTTTCGGAATCTTTTTTTTCTTGCAGTGGATCGTACCGCAATTTAGTAGCAACCAAAGTAGTAACGTTTGGGCGTTGTTTTGGTATTACGTAGCGATTGGGGTAGTTTCCCAAGTATTTTATACTGTGGTGAATTTGCCTTACACCGCACTCACCCCAGAACTTACCCAAGATTATGACGAACGTACCAGTCTGAATAGTTTTCGCTTTGCCTTTTCTATTGGTGGTAGTATTCTGTCATTGTTGTTAGCGCAAGTAGTTTTTTCTCAGATAGTCAATGAGCAACAACAATATATAGTTTTAGCGGCAATTTGTACTGTAATTTCCATTATATCTTTATATTGGTGTGTTTTTGGCGTGCGCGATCGCGTCTTAGCTTTTGAAGCCCAACGCATTCAAGTTGAAGAATCTGCATCTATACCCTTTTTTGCACAACTCAAAATTGTTTTCACCAACATACCTTTTCTCTTCGTTATCGGTATCTATCTATTTTCTTGGCTAGGCGTACAAATCACCGCCAGTATTATTCCTTTCTTTGTCATTTACTGTATGTCCCTCAAAACCGCAGATGTACCGACAGTAATGATTGCAGTTCAAGGGACAGCCCTATTAATGTTATTTGTCTGGACGGCTGTGAGTAAAAGAGTTGGTAAAAAACTAGTTTATTTCCTAGGTATGAGTTTATGGATAATTGCCGCCGCCGGACTCTTTTTCTTACAACCTGGTCAAATAGTTCTGATGTATGTCATGGCTATCATGGCCGGTGTTGGCGTATCCACAGCTTACTTAGTTCCCTGGTCGATGATTCCCGATGTAATTGAATTAGATGAACTCCAAACCGGACAACGCCGGGAAGGGATTTTTTATGGCTTTATGGTGTTGTTGCAAAAATTTGGTTTAGCTTTCGGGCTATTTTTAGTAGGTAACGCCTTGCAAGCATCCGGTTTTCAAGAAACTGTAGCCGGTCAAAGTCCACCACCCATACAACCTGAATCAGCCTTACTAGCTATTCGCATCGCCGTTGGCCCCTTACCCACCATCTGTTTAATTTTGGGCTTAGTCTTAACCTATTTCTACCCCATCACCCGTGAGATGCACGCAGAGATTATGCTCAAACTCGAAGCACGCCGACAACAGCGAGATAACCTCTAG
- a CDS encoding ABC transporter ATP-binding protein, translated as MAQVFIENVYKSFPPRRGEGVVLPSESGKKNDIAPEQAGTINVLRRINLTIPDGEFMVLVGPSGCGKSTLLRLIAGLEEMTGGNIWVGDRLVNDLPPKERDIAMVFQNYALYPHMTVYDNIAFGLRRRELGNGENHHSQLPNWAENLLVGMTKKLPKGLRYISGKEREVDQQVRGVAELLQIEMLLNRLPKQLSGGQRQRVALGRAIARNPQVFLMDEPLSNLDAKLRAETRAQIVKLQRQLGTTTIYVTHDQTEAMTMGDRIAIMNQGQIQQVASPLELYNNPNNRFVAEFIGTPPMNFIPVEFHAPLLITHSQFRLTLPEIWANPLQKYDGKTLILGIRPEHLNLAVPATKNLQVQVEVVENLGNDAFITATLVEEQSKFTDIINPLQVRVPPERLVHVGEQLWLSLTPDKIHFFDPDTNLAIFH; from the coding sequence GTGGCACAAGTTTTTATAGAAAACGTTTATAAAAGTTTTCCTCCCCGTCGAGGGGAAGGTGTGGTATTACCAAGCGAATCTGGTAAGAAAAACGATATAGCACCAGAACAAGCAGGAACTATCAACGTATTGCGCCGGATTAATCTGACTATTCCCGATGGCGAATTTATGGTATTGGTGGGGCCTTCTGGTTGTGGGAAAAGTACCCTATTGCGCTTAATTGCTGGCTTAGAAGAAATGACAGGCGGTAATATTTGGGTAGGCGATCGCTTGGTGAATGACTTACCCCCCAAGGAACGGGATATTGCAATGGTGTTTCAAAATTACGCCTTGTATCCTCACATGACGGTGTATGACAACATCGCCTTTGGGTTACGTCGCCGGGAATTAGGAAATGGGGAAAATCACCACTCCCAACTTCCAAATTGGGCAGAAAATCTCTTGGTGGGGATGACAAAAAAGCTACCTAAAGGACTACGTTATATCTCTGGGAAAGAGCGAGAAGTAGATCAACAGGTGCGGGGTGTAGCTGAGTTATTGCAAATTGAAATGTTGCTAAATCGCTTACCAAAACAGCTATCAGGGGGACAAAGACAACGGGTAGCATTAGGAAGAGCGATCGCCCGCAATCCTCAAGTATTTTTAATGGATGAGCCGCTTTCTAACCTAGATGCGAAGTTAAGAGCAGAAACCCGCGCTCAAATCGTCAAATTACAGCGACAATTGGGGACAACAACCATTTATGTTACCCATGACCAAACTGAAGCGATGACAATGGGCGATCGCATCGCCATCATGAATCAAGGTCAAATTCAACAAGTCGCTTCTCCATTAGAACTTTACAACAATCCAAATAACCGCTTTGTCGCTGAATTTATTGGTACACCACCAATGAATTTTATTCCTGTAGAATTTCACGCGCCTCTGTTAATTACCCACTCTCAATTCCGTCTTACCCTCCCAGAAATTTGGGCTAATCCGTTGCAAAAATACGATGGTAAAACCTTAATTTTAGGTATCCGTCCAGAACACTTGAACTTAGCTGTACCTGCTACTAAAAACTTACAAGTGCAAGTAGAGGTAGTAGAAAACCTGGGTAACGATGCTTTTATTACTGCAACACTAGTTGAGGAGCAATCTAAATTTACTGATATTATCAATCCTCTGCAAGTGCGCGTTCCACCAGAACGATTAGTCCATGTAGGTGAGCAACTTTGGTTATCTCTAACGCCAGATAAAATTCACTTTTTTGACCCAGATACCAACTTAGCTATCTTTCATTAG
- a CDS encoding AEC family transporter — protein MINLLELYVKLVGLVLIGFMLGRKLPSTVPTRLAQFLFWVGVPISIIAFVRQADLSGPIWIAPAIAYLAILLGAFLAWLGIKVQTYFSKTIPQKSAQGSLLLAAMIGNTGYLGFPITLAMIGKEYFAWALFYDLLGSFPGAYGLGVALGARFGDNGQNQGQITQVAKAILVNPAIWSFGFGLLFRQIAIPDEVAFSLDILAWTTVALSLVLIGMRLAKLNTWVNLPQVGISLVIKMLIVPFLLGCTLPFLGLTGPAAKVIILQMAMPPAFASLVIAETFNLDRNLAVTTIAVGAMLLLITLPMWLWLF, from the coding sequence TTGATAAATCTCCTAGAACTATACGTCAAACTCGTGGGATTAGTCCTCATAGGATTTATGCTGGGACGGAAACTACCTAGTACAGTTCCTACTCGTTTAGCTCAATTCCTGTTTTGGGTGGGAGTACCTATCAGTATTATTGCTTTTGTCCGACAAGCCGACTTATCAGGGCCGATTTGGATTGCTCCAGCGATCGCTTACCTTGCTATTCTACTAGGAGCATTTTTAGCATGGCTAGGCATCAAAGTACAAACTTACTTCAGCAAAACCATCCCCCAAAAGTCCGCTCAAGGTAGTTTGTTATTAGCCGCCATGATTGGTAACACAGGATATCTAGGTTTCCCCATCACCTTAGCAATGATCGGTAAAGAATACTTTGCTTGGGCTTTATTTTACGATTTACTGGGGTCTTTTCCTGGTGCGTATGGCTTGGGTGTAGCTCTAGGCGCACGTTTTGGCGACAATGGACAAAATCAAGGACAAATTACTCAAGTAGCTAAAGCTATTTTGGTTAACCCCGCCATCTGGAGTTTTGGCTTTGGCTTATTATTCCGTCAAATAGCAATTCCTGATGAGGTAGCATTTAGCTTAGATATATTAGCTTGGACTACAGTAGCTTTATCATTAGTATTAATTGGGATGCGGTTGGCAAAGCTTAACACTTGGGTCAACTTACCACAGGTAGGAATCAGCTTAGTCATTAAAATGCTCATCGTCCCCTTTCTTTTGGGGTGTACTTTGCCATTTTTAGGATTGACAGGGCCAGCCGCCAAGGTAATTATCCTACAAATGGCTATGCCTCCAGCCTTCGCTTCCCTAGTAATTGCCGAAACCTTTAATCTAGACCGCAATCTCGCAGTCACCACCATAGCAGTAGGAGCTATGCTTTTACTCATCACCCTGCCGATGTGGTTATGGTTATTCTAG
- a CDS encoding RNA-guided endonuclease InsQ/TnpB family protein, with protein MYKTCSIRAKFNDEETAFWLNQCENANSLINCALYETKKIHYAKLQENGNAFTTYWHGDELRSGWKIYRCSTTYPELDLILKQNVHYKAMAAQSAQQTLKSVGESITAYNGLVKAYYNGEVDKPSLPKYRKKGGLAAVTFPRQALNFSEGYFKPSISKESKPELLTEVRLYLPEFIDSDWVKEVTVRPNFGQLWIDWVIDDGKEAIAKNPQLDYTQAWSFDHGGSNWLTGVSTRGKSLIIDGRKLRSLNQGYSRLVAKYKQGKSDFYWDSNLDRVQRKRNNQMRDAINKAARFIINQCLNDRVGNIVIGWNAGQKQNSNMGKRNNQNFVVIPTSRLIERLKQICPEYGITLTITEEAYTSKASFLDCDSLPKHGEKPQGWKASGKRIKRGLYKSRDGFIVNADCNGSANIMRKVATQLGLDLAEVGRASLTVPQRIDLFKRLNKSYRKRCVVGLLDPVATSV; from the coding sequence GTGTATAAAACCTGTTCAATTAGAGCTAAATTTAATGACGAAGAAACAGCCTTTTGGTTGAATCAGTGTGAGAATGCTAATAGCTTGATAAATTGTGCATTGTACGAAACCAAGAAAATTCATTACGCTAAGTTACAAGAAAATGGTAATGCTTTTACTACTTATTGGCATGGCGATGAATTACGTAGTGGGTGGAAAATTTATAGATGCAGTACAACTTATCCTGAATTAGATTTGATTCTTAAGCAGAACGTGCATTACAAAGCAATGGCGGCTCAATCTGCACAACAAACGTTAAAGTCGGTTGGCGAGTCAATTACAGCTTATAACGGACTGGTGAAAGCTTACTACAACGGCGAGGTTGATAAACCATCTCTGCCAAAATATCGCAAAAAGGGAGGTTTGGCTGCTGTCACATTTCCGCGTCAAGCTCTGAATTTTAGCGAGGGATATTTTAAGCCTTCAATCAGTAAAGAAAGTAAACCAGAATTACTGACTGAGGTTAGATTATATCTCCCAGAATTTATCGATTCTGACTGGGTTAAAGAAGTAACAGTACGTCCAAATTTCGGGCAATTATGGATTGATTGGGTGATTGACGATGGCAAAGAAGCAATAGCAAAAAATCCCCAATTAGATTACACACAAGCATGGAGTTTTGACCACGGTGGTTCTAATTGGCTAACAGGTGTCTCAACTCGTGGGAAAAGTTTGATTATTGATGGTCGTAAACTCAGATCGTTGAATCAAGGATATTCCCGTTTAGTTGCCAAATACAAGCAAGGGAAATCAGATTTTTACTGGGATTCTAACCTTGATAGAGTACAACGCAAACGGAATAACCAGATGCGAGATGCGATTAACAAAGCAGCCCGATTCATTATCAATCAGTGTCTTAATGACCGAGTGGGTAACATTGTCATTGGTTGGAATGCTGGACAGAAGCAAAATTCCAATATGGGGAAAAGAAATAACCAGAATTTTGTGGTTATTCCCACTAGTCGATTAATTGAGAGGTTAAAACAAATCTGTCCTGAGTACGGTATTACTTTGACAATTACTGAGGAGGCTTACACTTCTAAGGCATCTTTTCTTGATTGCGACTCCCTGCCCAAGCACGGCGAAAAGCCCCAAGGGTGGAAAGCTTCAGGGAAAAGGATAAAACGAGGATTATACAAAAGTCGTGATGGCTTCATTGTCAATGCAGATTGCAATGGAAGTGCCAACATCATGAGAAAAGTAGCCACACAGTTAGGGTTAGACCTAGCCGAGGTGGGTAGGGCATCTTTGACAGTGCCACAGCGAATTGATTTGTTCAAGAGATTAAATAAATCATATCGCAAACGTTGCGTAGTGGGTCTTTTAGACCCCGTAGCAACATCAGTTTAG
- a CDS encoding M15 family metallopeptidase, translated as MNKAGYSGKPKDSLGEPSDDIPAALRDTPDVARKTKLQPIVLLFGGVTIFVLLAIISGFLFSLTTPKKTVESQPSPVSSVPTPTPTNSPNDIDSVLGHLAYPEAPESELVPITADGRIRMRKNAAARYQAMVQAARSAGVILVPISGFRSVQQQEQLFFTIGAQRNQTPAQRAALSAPPGHSEHHTGYAVDIGDGAAPATNLQATFENTRAFQWLQANAARFGFEMSFGQDNQQGVSYEPWHWRFVGDRDSLETFYKARNIKPAKISP; from the coding sequence TTGAATAAAGCTGGATATTCTGGAAAACCAAAAGACTCATTAGGTGAACCTAGTGACGATATTCCAGCAGCTTTACGCGATACTCCTGATGTCGCGCGTAAGACAAAGTTGCAACCCATAGTTTTGTTGTTTGGGGGAGTAACAATATTTGTACTGCTGGCTATTATTAGCGGCTTTTTGTTTTCGCTCACCACACCGAAGAAAACCGTCGAATCTCAACCCTCACCAGTTAGTTCTGTTCCTACACCAACTCCTACAAACTCTCCCAATGATATTGATAGTGTATTGGGACATTTGGCATATCCAGAAGCACCTGAGTCAGAGTTAGTACCAATCACCGCCGATGGCCGGATCAGAATGAGAAAAAACGCCGCCGCCAGATATCAGGCGATGGTACAAGCGGCGCGGAGTGCAGGGGTAATTTTAGTACCTATTTCTGGCTTTCGTTCTGTGCAACAACAGGAGCAATTATTTTTTACCATTGGCGCACAACGCAATCAAACCCCAGCACAAAGAGCAGCACTCAGTGCGCCGCCAGGACATAGTGAACACCATACTGGTTACGCTGTGGATATTGGCGACGGAGCAGCACCAGCCACAAATCTGCAAGCTACCTTTGAAAATACCAGAGCGTTTCAATGGCTACAAGCCAACGCAGCCCGGTTTGGCTTTGAGATGTCCTTTGGACAAGATAATCAACAAGGGGTGAGTTATGAACCTTGGCACTGGCGTTTTGTAGGCGATCGCGATAGCTTGGAAACATTCTACAAAGCCAGAAACATCAAACCAGCAAAAATATCCCCATAA
- a CDS encoding FAD-dependent oxidoreductase, whose translation MTNHDIVDLQTTDCCIVGGGPAGAVLALLLARQGVAVMLLEAHRDFDRDFRGDTIHPSVMEIMEELGLSDRLLQLPHAKMRQIRIKTPEDTITLADFSHLKTRYPYITMLPQVKFLEFITQEAQQYPNFQLVMGANVQELIVEDDVIQGVRYRGGGGWHEVRAMLTVGADGRHSKLRQLGHFATIETSPPMDVLWFRLPRQSGDGEGGMGRFASGHIVAMLDRGDEWQIAYVISKGGYQKLRAEGLETLKTSVVEVVPELANRINNLQDWSQIAFLSVESSRVQRWYRPGLLLIGDAAHVMSPVGGVGINYAIQDAVVAANVLTKPLQNHHVELKDLAKVQHQRELPTRIIQAFQTVIQKRVFAPILTSNRTFHPPVWLGLPILRDLPARLIALGVFPVHLKEC comes from the coding sequence ATGACTAACCATGACATTGTAGACCTACAAACTACAGATTGTTGCATTGTTGGCGGTGGACCTGCGGGGGCTGTATTGGCTTTGTTGCTGGCGCGTCAAGGTGTGGCTGTGATGCTGTTGGAAGCACACAGAGATTTTGATCGGGATTTTCGCGGTGATACGATTCACCCATCGGTAATGGAGATTATGGAAGAATTGGGGTTGAGCGATCGCTTGCTGCAATTGCCCCATGCTAAGATGCGCCAAATTAGGATTAAAACCCCTGAAGATACCATCACACTGGCTGATTTTAGTCACCTGAAAACCCGCTACCCTTACATTACAATGCTTCCCCAGGTGAAATTCCTCGAATTCATCACCCAGGAAGCACAACAATATCCGAATTTTCAATTAGTTATGGGGGCTAATGTCCAAGAACTGATTGTAGAGGATGACGTAATTCAAGGTGTACGCTATCGGGGCGGCGGTGGTTGGCACGAAGTACGGGCTATGCTAACAGTTGGTGCAGATGGTCGTCATTCCAAATTACGACAGCTAGGGCATTTTGCCACTATTGAAACCTCACCACCAATGGATGTACTTTGGTTTCGCCTACCCCGTCAATCAGGAGACGGTGAGGGAGGAATGGGACGCTTTGCTTCTGGTCACATTGTAGCGATGCTTGACCGTGGTGACGAATGGCAAATTGCCTATGTTATTTCCAAGGGAGGCTATCAAAAGTTACGTGCTGAGGGTTTAGAAACCTTAAAAACATCTGTTGTGGAAGTTGTCCCAGAATTAGCAAACCGCATTAATAATTTACAAGATTGGTCACAGATAGCGTTTCTTTCCGTAGAGTCTAGCCGTGTGCAACGCTGGTATCGTCCAGGATTGTTATTAATTGGTGATGCAGCTCATGTCATGTCACCAGTTGGGGGTGTGGGAATTAACTACGCCATTCAGGATGCGGTGGTGGCTGCGAATGTGCTAACTAAACCTCTGCAAAATCACCATGTAGAATTGAAAGACTTGGCAAAAGTGCAGCATCAGCGCGAATTACCCACACGCATTATTCAAGCGTTTCAAACTGTGATTCAAAAACGAGTATTCGCCCCCATTCTCACATCTAATCGCACCTTTCACCCCCCGGTTTGGTTAGGCTTGCCGATTTTGCGGGATTTACCAGCCAGATTAATTGCTTTAGGCGTGTTTCCGGTTCATCTCAAAGAGTGCTGA
- a CDS encoding single-stranded DNA-binding protein yields the protein MNSCVLMAEIIQEPQLRYTSDNLAITEMLVQFPNSQRPEDAPATLKVVGWGNLATEIQQNYHQGDRVIIAGRLGMQTVERQEGFKEKRAELTVQQIQPLSGDFTSSPAPERIPSVTETPPPAPSNVPSYESPRPAATPVASPVNVTPQVNTYEPVTQPSSYKPVVEEPDPDDIPF from the coding sequence ATGAACAGCTGTGTTTTAATGGCGGAAATCATTCAAGAACCGCAATTACGCTATACATCAGATAACTTAGCCATCACAGAAATGCTGGTGCAGTTTCCCAATTCCCAGCGTCCAGAAGATGCACCGGCGACTTTAAAAGTAGTGGGGTGGGGAAATTTAGCTACAGAAATTCAGCAAAACTATCACCAAGGCGATCGCGTGATTATAGCAGGTCGTCTAGGGATGCAGACGGTTGAGCGTCAAGAGGGGTTTAAAGAAAAACGTGCTGAGTTGACTGTACAACAAATTCAACCTTTAAGTGGTGATTTCACATCATCGCCAGCACCAGAAAGAATTCCATCTGTTACAGAAACACCACCACCAGCACCAAGTAATGTTCCCAGTTACGAGTCACCACGTCCAGCAGCTACTCCTGTTGCAAGTCCCGTGAATGTAACTCCCCAGGTGAACACCTACGAACCTGTCACCCAACCTAGTAGTTATAAGCCAGTGGTGGAAGAACCAGATCCAGATGATATTCCGTTTTAG
- a CDS encoding alpha/beta hydrolase: MQIFSLLQQLHKYPFKQLFAQTAALGMSIGVFLSNTHVYAAEQVVLKYGNFQTPISVQELNQFAATGETTPALLAYFQVSQQDPDLARKALQDGIKANPALLNSLLSSWTGPILVSQIGEVVRPPAKPLDQKALRSAVTASIQQDGEVTLLGAIRNYPEATVELQGEKIIPVYQRLNDLAKIFGFTG, from the coding sequence ATGCAGATTTTTTCACTTTTGCAGCAACTTCACAAATATCCATTCAAGCAATTATTTGCTCAAACAGCAGCTTTAGGAATGAGCATTGGGGTTTTTCTCTCAAATACTCATGTTTATGCTGCGGAACAAGTTGTTTTAAAATATGGCAATTTTCAAACTCCCATCTCTGTTCAAGAATTAAATCAATTTGCAGCCACTGGTGAAACTACACCAGCCCTCTTAGCTTATTTCCAGGTATCTCAACAAGACCCAGATTTAGCTCGTAAAGCACTGCAAGATGGAATCAAAGCTAATCCTGCTCTTTTAAATAGTTTGCTTTCTAGTTGGACAGGCCCAATTTTGGTTTCTCAAATTGGGGAAGTAGTTCGTCCCCCCGCAAAACCACTAGACCAAAAAGCACTCCGAAGTGCTGTAACTGCATCTATTCAGCAAGATGGTGAAGTTACCCTACTTGGAGCTATTCGTAATTATCCAGAGGCTACCGTCGAACTGCAAGGAGAAAAGATTATCCCTGTTTATCAACGACTTAACGACTTAGCGAAAATCTTCGGATTTACAGGTTAA
- a CDS encoding phosphoribosyltransferase translates to MPDLYVSWSEYHYKIEQLAAQIYRSGWEFNQIVCLARGGLRVGDILSRIYQKPLAILATSSYSGPGKQERGNLSFSRHLTMTTETLGSRILLVDDLVDSGITLKETIPWLDANIDSPIEDIRTAVIWYKACSVVAPNYYIDYLHDNPWIRQPFEHYEQISAAEIATKVG, encoded by the coding sequence ATGCCAGACCTTTACGTTTCTTGGTCAGAATATCACTATAAAATTGAGCAACTGGCTGCTCAAATTTATCGCTCCGGTTGGGAATTTAATCAAATTGTCTGTCTAGCCAGAGGCGGACTCAGAGTTGGTGATATTCTCTCCCGTATATACCAAAAGCCTTTAGCAATTTTAGCCACATCATCTTACAGTGGACCTGGCAAACAAGAAAGAGGTAATTTAAGCTTTTCTCGTCATCTAACCATGACGACTGAAACATTAGGTTCGCGGATTTTACTTGTGGATGACTTAGTAGACTCTGGAATCACGCTCAAGGAAACTATTCCTTGGCTGGATGCAAATATCGACTCCCCAATTGAAGATATTCGCACCGCCGTAATTTGGTATAAAGCTTGTTCTGTCGTTGCGCCTAACTATTACATTGATTACTTACATGACAATCCTTGGATTCGTCAACCTTTTGAACATTATGAACAGATAAGTGCGGCGGAAATCGCGACTAAGGTGGGATGA